A single region of the Streptomyces sp. NBC_01381 genome encodes:
- the rnc gene encoding ribonuclease III, with protein sequence MRGTVSSHKTADDAKAENAKKQAENTASSHTLLEGRLGYQLESALLVRALTHRSYAYENGGLPTNERLEFLGDSVLGLVVTDTLYRTHPDLPEGQLAKLRAAVVNSRALAEVSRGLDLGSFIRLGRGEEGTGGRDKASILADTLEAVIGAVYLDQGLDAAGELVHRLFDPLIEKSSNLGAGLDWKTSLQELTATESLGVPEYLVTESGPDHEKTFTAAARVGGVSYGTGTGRSKKEAEQQAAESAWREIRSAADERIKAAEAAAASADGVADAPSV encoded by the coding sequence CCACAAAACGGCGGATGACGCCAAGGCGGAAAACGCCAAGAAGCAGGCGGAGAACACGGCCTCGTCCCACACGCTTTTGGAAGGGCGGCTCGGGTACCAACTCGAGTCCGCCCTTCTGGTGCGTGCGCTGACCCACCGTTCGTACGCGTACGAGAACGGCGGCCTGCCGACGAACGAGCGGCTCGAGTTCCTCGGGGACTCGGTGCTCGGCCTCGTCGTCACGGACACGCTCTATCGCACCCACCCCGACCTGCCCGAAGGCCAGCTGGCCAAGTTGCGGGCCGCGGTGGTCAATTCGCGTGCGCTTGCGGAGGTCAGTCGCGGCCTCGACCTCGGCTCCTTCATCCGGCTCGGCCGGGGCGAAGAGGGCACGGGTGGCCGGGACAAGGCATCCATCCTCGCCGACACCCTTGAAGCGGTGATCGGTGCGGTCTATCTGGACCAGGGTCTGGACGCGGCGGGCGAGCTGGTGCACCGGCTCTTCGACCCGCTGATCGAGAAGTCCTCGAACCTGGGCGCGGGCCTGGACTGGAAAACCAGCCTCCAGGAGCTCACCGCGACCGAGAGCCTCGGCGTGCCCGAGTACCTCGTCACGGAGAGCGGCCCGGACCACGAGAAGACCTTTACTGCTGCCGCCCGCGTCGGAGGCGTCTCGTACGGCACCGGCACCGGCCGCAGCAAAAAGGAAGCGGAGCAGCAGGCCGCGGAGTCCGCGTGGCGCGAGATTCGCTCCGCTGCGGATGAGCGGATCAAGGCTGCGGAGGCGGCTGCCGCCTCGGCTGACGGGGTTGCGGACGCACCCTCCGTCTGA